From a single Anomaloglossus baeobatrachus isolate aAnoBae1 chromosome 4, aAnoBae1.hap1, whole genome shotgun sequence genomic region:
- the PFN1 gene encoding LOW QUALITY PROTEIN: profilin-1 (The sequence of the model RefSeq protein was modified relative to this genomic sequence to represent the inferred CDS: deleted 2 bases in 2 codons) produces the protein MSWQDYIKSLMGPDVRDAAIVGYKPPSVWAAEQGGDLCKITVAEINVLTCEDRSHFFTNGLTLGGLRCSLLRDNFHDDFTLDLRTKSACGPTYNISIGKTFTAYVMAMGKEGVHGGGLNDKVHTLTKYLRDQNM, from the exons ATGTCCTGGCAGGATTACATCAAGAGCCTCATGGGCCCCGACGTGCGGGACGCCGCCATCGTAGGGTACAAGCCGCCCTCGGTGTGGGCCGCGGAG CAGGGGGGAGACCTGTGCAAGATCACG GTAGCGGAGATTAACGTTCTGACGTGTGAGGATCGCTCTCATTTCTTCACCAATGGGCTGACGCTCGGGGGGCTGCGGTGCAGTCTGCTCAGGGACAACTTCCACGACGACTTCACATTGGATCTCAGGACTAAGTCAGCGTGCGGGCCAACGTACAACATATCCATCGGCAAGACATTTACAG CATATGTAATGGCGATGGGAAAAGAAGGCGTCCAC GGGGGAGGGCTCAATGATAAAGTACACACCTTGACAAAGTATTTGCGAGATCAAAACATGTGA